The proteins below come from a single Ochotona princeps isolate mOchPri1 chromosome 6, mOchPri1.hap1, whole genome shotgun sequence genomic window:
- the RCCD1 gene encoding RCC1 domain-containing protein 1 isoform X1: MAEQRPGAWFGFGFCGFGQALGRGRGPQVSSPEPLPGGAAFRCVSAAWSYTAVVTRGGRVELSGSASGAADGCRAVWASEGLLVVLGGGPGPEEAELLQAWAPESALRGEPLWAQKVLRESEAQAGPLPLLPCGRAYMSPRPPLCRALAAGLRARRLELGAEHALLLDTQGQVFSWGGGRHGQLGHGGLEAEAEPRPVEALQGLRMAEVAAGGWHSVCVSEAGDVYVWGWNESGQLALPTRSLAEDAGQGAGLQEDGSKEERAAGDEDAAPAAFIAVQPFPALLDLPLGAEVAKASCGSRHTAVVTRTGELYTWGWGKYGQLGHKDTASMDRPCRVEYFMNKQLRVTTVTCGPWNTYVYAVEEGRADMPV; encoded by the exons ATGGCCGAGCAGCGGCCGGGGGCCTGGTTCGGCTTCGGTTTCTGCGGCTTCGGACAGGCGCTGGGCCGCGGGCGCGGGCCGCAGGTGTCCAGTCCGGAGCCGCTGCCCGGGGGCGCCGCCTTCCGCTGCGTGAGCGCCGCCTGGAGCTACACGGCCGTCGTGACCC GTGGAGGCCGCGTGGAGCTGTCGGGCTCGGCGAGCGGCGCGGCCGACGGCTGCAGGGCCGTGTGGGCCTCCGAGGGGCTCCTCGTGGTGTTGGGCGGCGGGCCGGGCCCCGAAGAAGCCGAGCTGCTGCAGGCCTGGGCGCCCGAGTCGGCGCTGCGCGGGGAGCCCCTCTGGGCCCAGAAGGTGCTGCGGGAGAGCGAGGCCCAGGCCGGgccgctgcccctgctgccctgcGGCCGCGCCTACATGAGCCCGCGGCCGCCGCTCTGCCGGGCCCTAGCCGCCGGGCTGCGGGCgcgaaggctggagctgggcgcTGAGCACGCGCTGCTCCTGGACACCCAGGGCCAGGTGTTCTCCTGGGGCGGGGGCAG ACACGGGCAGCTGGGCCACGGCGGGCtggaggctgaagctgagcccagGCCAGTGGAGGCGTTGCAGGGGCTGAGAATGGCCGAGGTGGCGGCCGGGGGCTGGCACTCGGTGTGTGTGAGTG AGGCTGGAGATGTTTATGTCTGGGGATGGAATGAGTCAGGACAGCTGGCTCTGCCTACTAGGAGCCTGGCAGAAGACGCAGGGCAAG GCGCAGGGCTGCAGGAAGATGGCTCGAAAGAGGAGAGAGCAGCGGGAGACGAGGATGCAGCCCCTGCTGCCTTCATAGCTGTACAGCCCTTCCCAGCCTTGTTGGATCTCCCCCTGGGCGCAGAGGTGGCCAAGGCCAGCTGTGGGTCCCGACACACAGCCGTGGTGACAC GAACAGGCGAGCTCTACACCTGGGGCTGGG GCAAATACGGACAGCTTGGCCACAAGGATACTGCCAGCATGGATCGGCCCTGCCGGGTGGAATATTTCATGAATAAACAACTCCGAGTGACAACTGTCACCTGTGGGCCCTGGAACACCTACGTGTATGCTGTGGAGGAAGGGAGAGCTGATATGCCTGTGTGA
- the RCCD1 gene encoding RCC1 domain-containing protein 1 isoform X2 — MAEQRPGAWFGFGFCGFGQALGRGRGPQVSSPEPLPGGAAFRCVSAAWSYTAVVTRGGRVELSGSASGAADGCRAVWASEGLLVVLGGGPGPEEAELLQAWAPESALRGEPLWAQKVLRESEAQAGPLPLLPCGRAYMSPRPPLCRALAAGLRARRLELGAEHALLLDTQGQVFSWGGGRHGQLGHGGLEAEAEPRPVEALQGLRMAEVAAGGWHSVCVSEAGDVYVWGWNESGQLALPTRSLAEDAGQGAGLQEDGSKEERAAGDEDAAPAAFIAVQPFPALLDLPLGAEVAKASCGSRHTAVVTRKYGQLGHKDTASMDRPCRVEYFMNKQLRVTTVTCGPWNTYVYAVEEGRADMPV, encoded by the exons ATGGCCGAGCAGCGGCCGGGGGCCTGGTTCGGCTTCGGTTTCTGCGGCTTCGGACAGGCGCTGGGCCGCGGGCGCGGGCCGCAGGTGTCCAGTCCGGAGCCGCTGCCCGGGGGCGCCGCCTTCCGCTGCGTGAGCGCCGCCTGGAGCTACACGGCCGTCGTGACCC GTGGAGGCCGCGTGGAGCTGTCGGGCTCGGCGAGCGGCGCGGCCGACGGCTGCAGGGCCGTGTGGGCCTCCGAGGGGCTCCTCGTGGTGTTGGGCGGCGGGCCGGGCCCCGAAGAAGCCGAGCTGCTGCAGGCCTGGGCGCCCGAGTCGGCGCTGCGCGGGGAGCCCCTCTGGGCCCAGAAGGTGCTGCGGGAGAGCGAGGCCCAGGCCGGgccgctgcccctgctgccctgcGGCCGCGCCTACATGAGCCCGCGGCCGCCGCTCTGCCGGGCCCTAGCCGCCGGGCTGCGGGCgcgaaggctggagctgggcgcTGAGCACGCGCTGCTCCTGGACACCCAGGGCCAGGTGTTCTCCTGGGGCGGGGGCAG ACACGGGCAGCTGGGCCACGGCGGGCtggaggctgaagctgagcccagGCCAGTGGAGGCGTTGCAGGGGCTGAGAATGGCCGAGGTGGCGGCCGGGGGCTGGCACTCGGTGTGTGTGAGTG AGGCTGGAGATGTTTATGTCTGGGGATGGAATGAGTCAGGACAGCTGGCTCTGCCTACTAGGAGCCTGGCAGAAGACGCAGGGCAAG GCGCAGGGCTGCAGGAAGATGGCTCGAAAGAGGAGAGAGCAGCGGGAGACGAGGATGCAGCCCCTGCTGCCTTCATAGCTGTACAGCCCTTCCCAGCCTTGTTGGATCTCCCCCTGGGCGCAGAGGTGGCCAAGGCCAGCTGTGGGTCCCGACACACAGCCGTGGTGACAC GCAAATACGGACAGCTTGGCCACAAGGATACTGCCAGCATGGATCGGCCCTGCCGGGTGGAATATTTCATGAATAAACAACTCCGAGTGACAACTGTCACCTGTGGGCCCTGGAACACCTACGTGTATGCTGTGGAGGAAGGGAGAGCTGATATGCCTGTGTGA